The Penaeus chinensis breed Huanghai No. 1 chromosome 39, ASM1920278v2, whole genome shotgun sequence genome has a segment encoding these proteins:
- the LOC125046673 gene encoding testis-expressed protein 10-like: MTKSFKAKKAQKADFAKTKIKVGKKLKKAQNETRTDFKARKIILKEQLVEKSDSTLVTKKYHSVKELMTRLEHHNAQVRKDGVKGIMELVTHHNASELIPYLSKLVLAISPMTLDTDSPIRGTAVNCIQALITKLGPNMQPYLSILSTYLSCAMAHLNVGVQSDSLKLMNVLVVHTPSFIARHANTLLKNFIDLISRKASGSISKINSVAGTDRVLHVDPNSALTGHKFRLKLLSELSAFLEALIKEQKRVESQIPQSIWQTVLVGSVPPLLCVESVQGEADGFWLFSDPNQLNTFSNTIVPLLFDVWAEVDPQASGCTAVNSETIETLECIMNIVKHMWDITQICTQENPKNSKWVITEFQSKFSSRLMSGFPYLCKGTPKAKKTKKRKSGGNGGPTDAVDDDDENVKHCDSLNISLCEFAMQLCTTNLKQRVISYLTALLSDSSRDGEYKLESIVKMILSLLQTATKSEVQRLITASQMCYVRLHPLKKERGNLLQILLVATDHDHTYLWRFSSISLWVEQIVKDLENGEVTEQVLQVALILRLRGNTRIRNMLHARRNAIREKITSKGIKTFTTEQTESKLEFLLKDLL; encoded by the exons atgacaaaaagttTTAAAGCAAAGAAAGCTCAAAAGGCTGACTTCGCCAAGACGAAAATTAAGGTtgggaagaagttgaagaaggcaCAGAATGAGACACGAACAGATTTCAAGGCTCGGAAAATTATCTTGAAGGAGCAGCTGGTAGAAAAATCAGACAGCACGCTAGTTACTAAGAAGTATCATAGTGTGAAG GAACTGATGACAAGGTTAGAGCATCATAATGCACAAGTACGCAAAGATGGAGTGAAAGGAATAATGGAGCTGGTAACACACCATAATGCTTCAGAACTCATTCCCTATTTATCAAAGTTAGTCTTAGCCATTTCACCAATGACGCTTGACACTGACTCTCCCATCCGAGGCACTGCTGTCaactgtatacaggcactgataACAAAG TTGGGTCCAAATATGCAACCGTATTTGAGCATTTTGTCAACGTATTTGTCCTGTGCTATGGCCCACCTTAATGTTGGAGTCCAGTCAGACTCCTTGAAACTGATGAATGTCCTTGTTGTACATACCCCATCTTTTATTGCAAGACATGCTAATACTCTTCTGAAGAATTTTATTGATCTCATCTCAAGAAAG GCATCCGGAAGCATTTCAAAGATCAACAGTGTAGCAGGCACTGACCGGGTTTTGCATGTAGACCCAAACAGTGCATTGACAGGGCACAAGTTCCGGTTGAAACTGCTTAGTGAACTCAGCGCCTTTCTTGAGGCACTTATCAAGGAGCAGAAACGTGTGGAATCTCAGATCCCGCAGTCAATATGGCAG ACTGTATTGGTTGGTAGTGTTCCTCCCTTGCTGTGTGTTGAATCTGTCCAAGGTGAGGCAGATGGATTTTGGCTCTTCAGTGATCCCAACCAGCTGAATACCTTCAGTAACACCATAGTTCCCTTGCTGTTTGATGTGTGGGCTGAAGTTGATCCACAAGCCTCAG GTTGTACTGCTGTTAACAGTGAAACAATTGAAACCCTTGAATGCATCATGAATATAGTTAAACACATGTGGGACATTACACAGATATGCACTCAGGAGAACCCAAAAAAT TCAAAATGGGTGATAACGGAATTCCAATCAAAGTTCTCATCCCGACTCATGAGTGGGTTTCCATACTTGTGCAAGGGTACACCCAAggccaagaaaacaaaaaaacgaaa GTCTGGTGGCAATGGTGGTCCCACTGAtgcagttgatgatgatgatgaaaacgtgAAGCACTGTGACAGCCTTAATATTTCCCTGTGTGAATTTGCAATGCAACTATGTACTACTAACCTTAAACAAAGAGTCATCAGCTACCTCactg CATTACTGAGTGACAGCAGCCGAGATGGAGAGTACAAACTGGAAAGTATTGTGAAAATGATCCTCAGTCTTCTCCAAACTGCAACCAAGTCAGAGGTGCAGAGACTTATAACTGCCAGCCAGATGTGCTATGTTCGTTTGCATCCCTTGAAGAAGGAGCGGGGAAATCTGTTGCAGATTCTCCTTGTTGCAACAGATCATGACCATACTTACCTGTGGAG ATTTTCGAGCATAAGTCTGTGGGTAGAACAGATAGTAAAAGACCTAGAAAATGGAGAGGTAACAGAGCAGGTCTTGCAAGTGGCTCTCATTCTCCGTCTTCGAGGGAACACCAGGATCAGGAATATGCTACACGCAAGAAGAAATGCTATCAGAG aaaaaattACATCAAAAGGGATCAAGACATTTACAACAGAGCAGACTGAGAGTAAACTTGAATTTCTTCTGAAAGATTTATTgtaa